A window of the Emys orbicularis isolate rEmyOrb1 chromosome 1, rEmyOrb1.hap1, whole genome shotgun sequence genome harbors these coding sequences:
- the LOC135873020 gene encoding olfactory receptor 52E4-like translates to MQETPLCLRVGHFLPYSMSDLNTTDFTNPSTFILVGIPGLEAAHIWISIPFCAMYVIAVLGNFSILFIVRREPSLHGPMFYFLCMLAVTDLVMSTTTIPKMLSIFWFNSREISFSACLTQMYFIHCFSTMESGILVAMAFDRYVAICNPRRHSTILTNSVVAKIGLAVVLRSGILALPYPFLTRRWPYCRTNIIPHFCCGHIAVVKLACADIRINSYYGQFDLFSVIGMDVFFIAMSYTQILRAIFCLPTKDARLKTFGTCISHVCTILVLYIPELFFSLMYRFGHNVPLHFLVLIPSVFHPVPPVLHPIIYGVRTKQIRGRLLQLFTHKEI, encoded by the coding sequence ATGCAGGAGACACCCTTatgcctcagagttggacactttctcccctactccatgtcagatttGAATACAActgacttcaccaacccctccaccttcatcctagTTGGCATTCCTGGCCTAGAAGCAGCCCATATCTGGATCTCCATTCCCTTCTGTGCTATGTACGTCATAGCTGTGTTAGGGAACTTCAGCATCCTGTTCATCGTGAGGAGGGAGCCGAGCCTCCACGGGCCCAtgttctatttcctctgcatgctggctgtCACCGACCTGGTCATGTCCACAACCACCAtacccaaaatgctgagcatcttctggttcaattccagggagatcagttttagtgcctgcctcacccagatgtacttcattcactgcttctcaacgatggagtctggaatcctcgtggccatggcttttgatcgctacgtggccatctgcaatcctcggagacattccaccatcctgacaaactCTGTTGTGGCCAAGATAGGCCTGGCCGTGGTGCTGCGCAGTGGCATACTCGCATTACCCTATCCCTTCCTGACGAGgcggtggccatattgcagaaccaacatcatcccccacttCTGTTGTGGGCATATagctgtggtgaagctggcctgcgctGACATCCGCATCAATAGTTACTATGGCCAGTTTGATCTTTTCTCTGTGATTGGAATGGATGTGTTTTTTATCGCCATGTCCTATActcagatcctccgggccatcttctgcctccccacaaaggatgcccgGCTCAAAACTTTTGGGACCTGCATCTCTCATGTTTGTACCATCTTAGTTTTGTACATCCCAGAGTTATTCTTCTCTCTCATGTACCGGTTTGGCCACAATGTGCCACTGCACTTCCTCGTTCTTATTCCCAGTGTGTTCCACCCGGTGCCCCCTGTGCTACACCCCATCATCTAtggggtgaggaccaaacagatccggggCAGGCTGCTCCAACTGTTTACTCATAAAGAGATTTAA